DNA from Candidatus Eisenbacteria bacterium:
GCGGCGGCGGAGGCGGCGGGGCTCGCGAGGTGCCGCCGTCGCCACCGCCGGCTGCTGCGCCGGAACCGACTTCCGTCCCCGCGGAAGTCCCGCAACCGAAGCCCGTTCCCTCACCGGTCGCGCGACCGAAGCCGCTCGCAAAGCCGAGGCCGGCGGCGAAGCCGGCCGAGAGCACGGCCGACACGGCGTCGCCGAGCATCGGGGCGCCTGCCGCGGGCGGCACCGGATCGGCGACGACACCCGGGGGTGGCGGGACCGGCACGGGCGGCGGCACGGGGTTCAACGCCGCGAGCCCCGGCTACGGCGTGAACCCGCTCCCGCCCTACCCGGTCGCCGCGCGACAGCTCGGGCTCACGGGCGAGGTGCTCCTGCGCGTCTTCGTCGCCGCGAACGGCCAGCCGACGAACGTCCTCGTCTTGAAGTCGTCCGGCCACGCGATGCTCGACGACTCGGCCGTCGAGACGGTGCGCACCCGCTGGCGCTTCATCCCGGCCACCCGCAACGGCGTGCCGGTCGACGACACCGTGCAAGTGCCGATCCGTTTCCGTCAGACCGACCGCTGACGACCAATCCGTCCCCGCCCTCCCCTCCGTAGGGAAGGCGAGATGGACGTGCTCGACCTCGACACCTACGTCGGCCACTCGCGGGCGCTCGACCTCGCCGGCATCGCCTGGGACGAGGTCGCGCGCCATCCGCTCTCGGCCGCCGCCGTGCGGACACTGCGCTACATGCAGGACATCGAAAGCCACACGATCGTCTACGAGCGGGAGCTGGCGAAGACGCGCGCGATCGACGAGCCGGAGGTCGCGACCTTCCTCGCCTGCTGGCTCTACGAGGAGACGTTCCACGGCCGCGCGCTCCGCCGCTTCCTCGGCGCCGCCGGCCATCCGACACGCGAGCGCGGCCGCGGTGCGAGCACCTTCGCGCAGCGTGCCGAGTCGGTC
Protein-coding regions in this window:
- a CDS encoding TonB family protein; this translates as MSDGFAIASNRRLLSSPVEMQPPEPPAGRRARMAVAFGASALAHVAVIVVAVALLRSQEIRTPPLVIPISLVSGSGGGGGGGAREVPPSPPPAAAPEPTSVPAEVPQPKPVPSPVARPKPLAKPRPAAKPAESTADTASPSIGAPAAGGTGSATTPGGGGTGTGGGTGFNAASPGYGVNPLPPYPVAARQLGLTGEVLLRVFVAANGQPTNVLVLKSSGHAMLDDSAVETVRTRWRFIPATRNGVPVDDTVQVPIRFRQTDR